In a single window of the Campylobacter magnus genome:
- a CDS encoding alpha/beta hydrolase family protein: MSQNDVKLGTVKNSAFLANVSYDSTDKMKTRDFAKVENDKITLTNPATNSSFEVYNQAGNDSSGFSATVFKDTSTGEYVIAFRGTEIGNGKISA, from the coding sequence ATGTCGCAAAATGATGTAAAACTAGGTACAGTAAAAAATTCTGCTTTTTTAGCTAATGTAAGCTATGACTCAACTGATAAAATGAAAACTAGGGATTTTGCAAAAGTTGAAAATGATAAAATTACATTAACAAACCCAGCTACAAATTCTAGTTTTGAAGTATATAATCAAGCTGGCAATGATAGCTCAGGATTTAGCGCTACTGTGTTTAAAGACACAAGTACAGGCGAGTATGTAATAGCTTTTCGTGGCACTGAGATAGGTAATGGAAAAATAAGTGCTTAA